GACATGGTCCTGCAGGTCGGCGAGAACAGCTTCGCGGTGCTGCTGCTGGACGCGGGCGGCTTCGAGGCCGGCCTGGTGCAGCAACGGCTCATGCACGCGCTGAACGGGCCTTACGGCGTGGGCGACGGCGTCCAGCATGTCGGTCTGCAGATGGGCACCGCGGTGTTCCCGGACGGCGGCGTGCGCGGCGCCGATCTGGCCGAAAGCGCCCGCGGCGACCTGCGCAAGCGCATGTCGCGCGCTGCCGCCAACACTTGAGACGCCGCCGGCCTTGCGCGTCTCCCGACGCGCAAGGCCCGGCTCGCCGATCACCGTCCCGTCAGCGCGCGGACTCGATCCGCACGACCGCCGACCACGGCACCAGCTTGAAGTTCTGCCGACCCTGCGGCCATCGCTTGTGGCCGTCCTGCACCACCAGCAGGCCCTCGCCGTACGGGCCGCCCAGCGGGGCCGAAGTCACGTCCAGGCCGTCGGTCTCCGAGGCAGCGTCGATCCCCACCGCGGCGTTGATCCCGATGCGGAAACTCCCCTTCACCGCATACGGCGACTCGGCATCCAGCACCACATAGCTGTCGCTGCCCTGGGAGGACACCACCAGCCGCGCGCCCCGCGCACTGCGATGCACCGCCATGCCTTCCACATCGGCATGCAGCGTGTCACCGACGGCCAGGATCATCCGAGCCTCCCCCAGCAAACCGTCCGCCGCCAGCGCCAGGCGCCAGATGCCGCGCTTTTCTTCGCCGACGAACAGTTGATGGCCGGCCTCGTCGGCCACGCAGCCCTCGGGCTGCGAGTCGAGCTTGAACTGCGCCACCGTGTCGGCGTGCCAGGACTTGCCTTCACGACGAAGCCGCATCTGAAGCAGTCGCCCGTCCTTGTCGTTGACGAAGATGTCCAGGCCGCCCGCCGGGTTGCGCGCGCTGCAGATGCCGTACACCTCTTCCAGCCCGGTGGGCAGCTCCGCCACGGTGGCCGCACGTCCCTGCGGATCGATGGCAAACACCAGCACACTGCGCCGATCCCGCTGCGTGGCCACCGCCAAGTCCCAGGTGGTGGAAGCGCCGCGTGAGCCGCGAGCCGCGCTTGCGCGGTCGCCATAGGTCAAGCCCTGGCGCAAGTCGACGTTGTTGACCCGCCCGACCGGCAGGAACTGCGTTTCCCGGCCTTGAAGGTCATACACCGCCAGGCCGAGCTTCTTGTCAGTGCCCAGGATGCGGCTGCGCGCCGGATGCGTCGGATGCACCCAGATGGCCGGATCGTCCGCGGCATCGCCGCTGCCGCGCACCGGCTCGGTCTGCGCGGTGGGCACCGCCACGGCGATCCGTGTCGGCGTGGCGGCGGGATGGGCCTCCAACCAGCGACCCATCTCCGACGGGGCCAGCCCGGGCGCGACCAGTCGCCGATCATGCCGTTCCGCGTCGGCGGCCTGGGACCACAGTCCCACGCCGTCCTCGGCGACATACAGCCGCGCCTCGTCGTCCCGCACGAGGCAGGCCTTGGCGTCCGGTGCCGTGGCGAAACGCCGCATCACCGGGCTGGCGGGCGCGGCCTTCGACTGGGCGGCACGGCCGGTCGCAGTAGTCGATGCCGATGTCGATGCCGATGCTTCGGCCAGCAGCCATTGCTCACCGATCCCGTCATCCCCAAGGACGAAGGCCTGGAGCAACTGCTGGTCCGGCTCCAGGAACAGGCACAGGGATTCCACGTTCATGGCCGGACCGGGCCACCGCGCGCGCTCCCGCAGACGGCCGTCCCGCCCTTCGATCAGCCGGAGCGCGCCGCTGTCGGCGTCGAGCAGCAGGGCGACGGTTCGGCCGTCTGCGAAACGGCGCTGGTCCCAGCGCTTGGCGCGGAGCTTGAGCTCGTCCAGCGACTGACCTTGGGCATCCAGCAGGCGCAAGCCGGTCTTGGTCAGCGTCAAGCTGGAGGCCGGGACCGAGTCGGAGGCAGAGCGCTGAGCCTGCACCGTCATTGGTACACCGGGTAGCAGCGCGGCCACGGCCAGCGTCAGGGCGCTCCAAAGCCGACGGGCCGGGCGGCCCCCCGCGGGCGGACAAAAGGTGGACAACGTCGTCATCATCTCGCCCTCCCGCTCAGAACATCGCCAGCTTGAGGCTGACCTTGTAGGCGCGGCCGTACTGCTCGTACTGCACGTTGTGCGCCTTGTCGCCCTGGTAGACGTAGTAGCGCTCGTTGGTCAAGTTCAGCGCTTCCACATGCAGGTCCAGGCCCTTCATCAGGCGGATGCGCATCGAGGCATCGACCTGGTTCTGGGTGTCGACGCGGCGATCCTGGGCCGCATCCAGCACGTCACCCACCTCCAGCAGGTACGGGGACTTGTGATTCAGCGCCACACGAGCGCCGAAGGCCGGAGATTCCCAACCCAGGTTCAGGTTGAGGCTGCGGTCGGACTGGCTGGGCAGGGCGATGCGGCGGCTGACCCACTGGCCACTGTCATAGGCGCCGATCTGCGCCCGCGACCGCACGAAGCTGCCATTGGCCCCGACCACCAGACCATTCCACGGCGCCGGCAGCGTGCTCAAGGCCTGGCTCCAGGACAGCTCCAGGCCGCGCACCGTGGCGTCACCGCCGTTGGCGAAGGTCTCGACATGGCTGAAGTCCTCCCAGCCCGGCGAGCCGCCGAGGTCGGTCTGGAACGCGAAGTCACGGATCTTCTTGTGGAAAACATAGGCCGACACCGCGCCGTCGCGACCGAGTCGCCGCTCCACGCCCAGGTCCAGGTTGCGCGAACGCAGCGGCTTGAGGGCGGGATTGCCGACCGTGGCTTCATCCC
The Roseateles amylovorans genome window above contains:
- a CDS encoding phytase, giving the protein MTVQAQRSASDSVPASSLTLTKTGLRLLDAQGQSLDELKLRAKRWDQRRFADGRTVALLLDADSGALRLIEGRDGRLRERARWPGPAMNVESLCLFLEPDQQLLQAFVLGDDGIGEQWLLAEASASTSASTTATGRAAQSKAAPASPVMRRFATAPDAKACLVRDDEARLYVAEDGVGLWSQAADAERHDRRLVAPGLAPSEMGRWLEAHPAATPTRIAVAVPTAQTEPVRGSGDAADDPAIWVHPTHPARSRILGTDKKLGLAVYDLQGRETQFLPVGRVNNVDLRQGLTYGDRASAARGSRGASTTWDLAVATQRDRRSVLVFAIDPQGRAATVAELPTGLEEVYGICSARNPAGGLDIFVNDKDGRLLQMRLRREGKSWHADTVAQFKLDSQPEGCVADEAGHQLFVGEEKRGIWRLALAADGLLGEARMILAVGDTLHADVEGMAVHRSARGARLVVSSQGSDSYVVLDAESPYAVKGSFRIGINAAVGIDAASETDGLDVTSAPLGGPYGEGLLVVQDGHKRWPQGRQNFKLVPWSAVVRIESAR